A genomic window from Plasmodium reichenowi strain SY57 chromosome 6, whole genome shotgun sequence includes:
- a CDS encoding spindle assembly abnormal protein 6, putative, whose product MNSVHNYNEYLYNNNETDNANISRDNNNNISCNNNTNYFDTREKRNESLNNTNDNSLYRSKVSLKSEDNRYVQNNFQVNYDIMDGRDRIEDVNNSSKNYTDIIICNKRNTNNDIIMNNMNNVNNMNNVNNMNNINNNYKNILGNNNNNNNSLNCCHVINVGSNNPYDNNTEINNNKNNNSLILYKPIDMSLIYKTYDKNGMIYCKRIKFYLKNEREHDYTDFLIIKINSLKGPGGKPYMRLELSDDKKEFFFYYLDLYEENYEKIKKEQKLVINFNLFPFKFIDLLEECILENDNYEHMDDQRLNAVLIFTDGSLRDNNGNNNNNMNNMNNMNNMNNNNNINNNNNNNNNNNNNNNNGNAYNLSEDYSATGNQNRNNFETHKNLDYHNSYYYNDKRFLCNKGNVCDGSAILNLVEINQFKELTHLSLILKKGDNTNVITHLCNNITYVKEYNKEIINKLNDELVKNNKSNIDIKNFQKTIEQLENKMNILKTNFNNTLNNDINNLKEAHQKLIIEKEERYNLENDELKKIVDNFKNKCNELHEMNETQETTIFHLNNKIKNLKNELEEKNFNLLKIIKEKESITSEKEKLEKYKNTFTLEFNDLKNKYEKACESNLSNNSSFESIKLSNTNLETELKKYKERNFKLENEINIAIDEINKGNDIITKLQTQLKKMKEKLKSKTLEHDNLEKINSQNEKQITHLNNELKSFKDTIDQQNVAQDNLKKENDMLKKKYDELLKELNISREVNLRLNKEITNNNLDIYNTKLNPMVPTPNVSSGVNFRVDTNLLDKDLFSKLKANLKNSSIPNNVPGYTLDSNMNQMNLMNGKIDTLDINDRYNKPVKFIPPGI is encoded by the exons ATGAATTCCGTACACAATTATAATGAGTATTTGTATAACAACAATGAGACGGATAATGCAAATATTTCTAgagataataataataatataagttgtaataataacacTAATTATTTCGATACACGTGAAAAAAGAAACGAATCTTTAAATAATACGAATGATAATTCTCTTTATAGAAGCAAGGTAAGTTTAAAATCTGAAGACAATAGATACGTGCAGAACAACTTTCAAGTtaattatgatattatGGATGGTCGAGATAGAATAGAAGATGtaaataatagtagtaaaaattataccgacattattatatgtaataaacgtaatacaaataatgacattattatgaataatatgaataatgtgaataatatgaataatgtgaataatatgaataatataaataataattataagaatatcctaggtaataataacaataataataacagCTTGAATTGTTGTCATGTTATTAATGTCGGAAGTAATAACCCGTATGATAATAACACcgaaataaataataataaaaataataattcacTCATTTTATACAAGCCCATAGATATGAGTCTTATTTACAAAACATATGATAAGAACGGTATGATATATTgtaaaagaataaaattttatttaaaaaacGAAAGAGAACATGATTATACagattttttaattataaaaattaatagtTTAAAAGGTCCTGGTGGAAAACCTTATATGAGATTAGAACTCTCTGATGATAAgaaagaattttttttttattatcttgATTTATATGAAGAGAATTATGAGAAGATAAAGAAGGAACAGAAGCTAGTTATAAATTTTAACTTATTTCCGTTTAAATTTATTGATTTATTAGAAGAATGTATTTtagaaaatgataattatgaaCACATGGACGATCAACGACTGAATGCGGTTTTGATTTTTACAGACGGTAGTTTAAGGGATAACAAcggtaataataataataatatgaataatatgaataatatgaataatatgaataataataataatattaataataataataataataataataataataataataataataataatggtaATGCTTATAATTTAAGCGAGGATTATAGTGCGACAGGAAACCAGAACAGAAATAATTTTGAAacacataaaaatttagattatcataattcatattattataacgATAAAAGATTCTTATGTAATAAAGGAAATGTATGTGATGGGAGTGCCATTCTTAACCTTGTAGAAATTAATCaatttaaagaattaaCTCATTTATCTTTAATTCTTAAAAAAGGTGATAATACAAATGTAATTACACATctttgtaataatattacatatgttaaagaatataataaggaaattataaacaaattaaatgatgaacttgttaaaaataataaaagtaatatagatataaaGAATTTTCAAAAAACAATAGAACAATTAGAAAATAAgatgaatattttaaaaactaattttaataatacattaaataatgatattaacAATTTAAAAGAAGCTCATCAGAAATTAATtatagaaaaagaagaaagatataatttagaaaatgatgaattgaaaaaaattgtagacaattttaaaaataaatgtaatgAATTACATGAAATGAATGAAACACAAGAAACTACAATTTTCCAtcttaataataaaataaaaaatttaaaaaatgaattagaagaaaaaaattttaatttattaaaaattataaaagaaaaagaatcTATAACATctgaaaaagaaaaacttgaaaaatataaaaatacatttacTCTTGAATTtaatgatttaaaaaataaatatgaaaaggCATGTGAAAGTAATTTGTCAAATAATTCAAGTTTTGAAAGTATCAAATTATCAAACACAAATTTAGAAAcagaattaaaaaaatataaagaaagaaattttaaactagaaaatgaaattaataTAGCTATAGATGAAATTAATAAAGgtaatgatattattacaaaattACAAACACaactaaaaaaaatgaaagagaaattaaaaagtaaAACATTAGAACATGATAACTtggaaaaaattaattcacaaaatgaaaaacaaattacccatttaaataatgaacTCAAAAGTTTTAAGGATACAATAGACCAGCAAAATGTTGCACaagataatttaaaaaaagaaaatgacatgttgaaaaaaaaatatgacGAGTTGCTTAAGGAGTTGAACATATCACGCGAGG TAAATTTGAGGcttaataaagaaataacaAACAACAACCTcgatatatataacacaAAATTAAATCCTATGGTACCCACACCAAACGTTTCATCAG GTGTCAATTTTCGTGTCGATACAAATCTTCTTGATAAGGATTTGTTTAGCAAATTAAAAGCCAACTTAAAAAATTCGTCCATCCCGAATAACGTTCCGGGGTACACATTGGATAG TAATATGAACCAGATGAATTTAATGAACGGAAAGATTGATACTTTAG ATATTAACGATCGATATAACAAACCTGTGAAATTCATTCCTCCAGGAATTTAA